In Seonamhaeicola sp. S2-3, the genomic window AATATACCTAAATCTAGTGTTGAAGATATCTATTTACAAATTACAACCGATTTAGAAACTGCTGCTAGCCTATTGCCAGACACCTATGGTAATGATGCTAGTATCAATAAAGCCAGAGCAACTTCTGGAGCAGCACACGCACTAGCAGCCAAAGCATACGCGCAACAACCTACTCCTAATTATGATGCCGTATTAAATCATATTAATGCTGTAGAAAGTAGTGCCGCCAACTACACGCTGATAGATTACAATAATCTTTTTGATGGCAATAATTATAATAATGCCGAATCTATTTTAGAAATTCAGTATTTAGGTGGTGTTGAAGGAAACTATGGCCCTCAACTACTATTACCGCCATCCATCTCTGGCGACTCTTGGCGAAAATTTGTTACTCCTTCTCACGATTTAATAAATGCTTTTGACGAGCAAGGTGACAACGTTAGAAAAAACGCTTCTGTACTTTTTGAAGAAGTGCAATGGGTCGATGAATTTTGGGGTAATAATCAAGGTAGCGCTATTCCTTTTAGTTACAAATGGAAACATGCTGATGGTTGGGCTAGCGCTGACCGCCAATACCTGTTACGATATGGTGATATTGTTTTACTAAAAGCAGAAGCCCTCAACGAATTAGGACAATTAGAATCTGCAGCTACCGAAGTGAATAGAATTAGAAACAGAGTGTCTTTACCAGACTTAACCCCAGAGCAAAAAAGCTCTCAAAGTGTACTAAGAACTACAATTTTAAAAGAACGCCGTTTAGAATTATTTCAAGAAGGACATCGTTGGGATGATTTGGTTAGATATAATGTTGCCGTATCTACA contains:
- a CDS encoding RagB/SusD family nutrient uptake outer membrane protein, translating into MKYNKYLITVLLSISIFSCEDYLDLKPISEETTGNAYESAGQIEAALVGAYESFQSAEYYVWDNILLQDVRSDNAYAGGDNPEIFQYDYLEITPTHSRLFTHWSNLYNAISKANLVIERVDGISDPLLTEERKQQIKGEALFLRSYHYFTLVKLWGGVPLITNTIVAVDPESVNIPKSSVEDIYLQITTDLETAASLLPDTYGNDASINKARATSGAAHALAAKAYAQQPTPNYDAVLNHINAVESSAANYTLIDYNNLFDGNNYNNAESILEIQYLGGVEGNYGPQLLLPPSISGDSWRKFVTPSHDLINAFDEQGDNVRKNASVLFEEVQWVDEFWGNNQGSAIPFSYKWKHADGWASADRQYLLRYGDIVLLKAEALNELGQLESAATEVNRIRNRVSLPDLTPEQKSSQSVLRTTILKERRLELFQEGHRWDDLVRYNVAVSTMNNLVEIDLRNNSPVNYNMTEAKILLPIPQQELDRNTALTQNPL